The uncultured Trichococcus sp. DNA window TTTCATTGTGGAATAAGTATTCTTTTTCTTTTCGAACGCGATTAGCAGAGTATCTTAATAAGTATTCTTTTTGAATAACGCCTGTATAGATTTCTGCAATTCTTTGGTGATAATCGTATGTGGTAATCCAATAGTAATTTTCCATAGATTTTATATTGTTGGCCAAAAATTCGTGGGCCTGGTCATCAAAGAAATTTGTATAAAGACTCTGCCCTTGCTTGTAGTAGGGTGGATCAAAGAAGATAAATAGATTCTCTTTACTTTGATTCTTCAAAACATCCGCAATCAAAACTGAAGCATCAAGATTATATAACTGAATATCGTCCTTGCATTCAGCAATCGCTTTAATCTTAGAAATTAATTTTGGCTTGATGAATCGGCAGTCAATCTTGTCTTTTGCTTCTTGATTATAGCCACCAATAGGGCCCCCTAGAACGATGCCTGATCGGTTGGTTCTGTTCAAAAAGAAAGTCGCAAGTGCCAATTCGAGTGAATATGTCTTATCAAACCGTCTTTCGGAATGAATTTGCTTCTGATTATACCACTCGTCCATTGTGACTGGTGTATCTTGAATTAATCGGATAAATTCTTCAGTATCATCAAGGATTGCCTTCCAAATAGAATAGATTCCCGCATCATAATCATTCAGAATGATACCATTTACTTTCTTAGACAGAAGCAATTCGATGGCGACGCCAGCCCCCCCGGAGAACGGCTCGCAGTATATTGCATTTTCTATATTATTAATTTCCAACAAGTGTTCTACAAAATTAGATAGCTGTGTTTTTCCTCCTGGATATCTCAGTGGAGATTTTGTAACTGGCATTATTATCACCTCGTCTTTACTTTTATTCGAAATATTCATCAATCAGCGATATAGGAACATTGAATCCTTTTAACAAAACATGTTTAATGGATTTGATTAAAGATTCTTCAAATTCTTCGACTTCAGATAAGTGCGTTTTTTCCCATATTTTAAATGGATTATCTTTTATTGATCCTTTTACAACTTTTTGGATAGCATCACTTTTGTAAAATGTTTTAAATTGTGTTCTCACAATTCCAGCTTTATTAGTACCTGTTTTTCTATATTCATCTACTATAGATTCCAAGTCTATTGTATCAGAATTATTTGGGAAATTAATACAAGTTACTGTGTTGTTTAATGTTCTTTCAAAAATGGGTTTTGTTAATCCATGAACATTCGTTCTCCAATATTCATTTTCACGTTGTAAATTATACAACGTCTCAAATATTAATTGATCAGGCGGAAGATTACTTGGTAACTTAATGAAATTTTTAAATTCTGAAGGAATTCCTTTATCTGCATCCAGCACTACTATGCTTTTTGTCATAAATTCAGGGATTTTTTCTTTTCTTAAAGTTAGTAATTGATCACCGCCCAATGTTGTATGTGATTTGTTTAGAAGCCTTGTTAATTTTCTTTTTCTAATTAGCGCATTGAAAAATTCAGCGGCTTCATCATCCTCAAAGTATATGTTTATAGGAGGGAATTTAATTTCGTTATTAACTTGTTTAGTCGTTACATTAATATCAGCATCTATATCTGCCCAACTAAAATCATTCATAACTTGAATTGATCCAAAAGTATCAGATAAATAAATAGTTTTGTAATTCAATAAATCTTTCTGCTCATAAACTGCTTGTATTAAAGTTGGAGAGTGGCTTGTCATGATAACTTGAATTCCATATTCTCTGCTTACTTTTCTTAATAGGTTAAAAAACTCTACTTGAGCGGCTGGAAATAGTCCTGCATCTGCCTCGTCAATCAAAAGAATCCCACCACTGTAGTTACTAAATTCTTTCTTTAATTTAACGAATGATAGTATCGCTTTAACAATCTGCCCAACGTTATCTTCACCTACAGAAATTGATTGATAATCATATTTTTCGTTGTGTGTCGCAAGGGACTCTAACTCACCGGTAGTCGAGTCGATAAAAGCGTTCTTTTGTAACAAAATTTTGTTGGCGAACGAAAGAGCGAGGTCTTCGTTTTCTTCTATGTATTCATTATTTGTTTTTTCATACTTTCTTGTGGCTATTGGAGTTAATCTGTTTACACTCAAATAAATCACTGGCAGAGTTATATTTCGGTCATTATTTCCGCGTAAAACAGGTCGGCTTTTCAATCTGTCCTTTGAATTGTAAATTTTTAAATTTAGCTTATCTTTTAATTTGTTTTCTAATCCATCGAAGACGATTAAATCTACATCCATTGTTCCTGGTAAGTCATGCTCTTCAGAAAAACGGAAGTGCTCACTAAATAAGCTGCTATAAGGTTTTCCTAGTAATGTTTTGTATTGATTGAGTGTATTTCTTTGAACGGGTTCTACGCTATAGTCTGTTGTAAAGCTAAAAATCTGCGCAATTATACCTAGAATTGTGGATTTTGAAGTGCCATTTTTCCCACAAATTAAAGTAATTCTTTCTCCAAAAGTAATGTCAATGTTTTCTAAGCCCCTAAACTTATTTATATGCATTGACTTAATTTTAGATATTTTTTTTGACATTTAAACGTGCCTCCATCCTATGCTATAATAATCCAAAGGCATTTTAGGATGTCTGCTATCACCCTCACTCCTTACCGTCCAAAGTAGGGGAGTGGGGGTTTTTGTTCATTCGTTTACGTATGTCACGGATATATCGGCAATTGCACCGATAGGCTCCTTGTTTTCACCCAATAGCTTTGTTATGTTATCTATCAATAATGTCTTATTACCATCTTCAAAAGAATAGCTATCATCTAAGCTGTAAACATCCGTACTATTCATTATTCGTTGCACATCATCATTAATTGGAAAATCCAATATAGACAGCAGTTCTTCTATTGACTGCGGACTGACACTTGTTATGTGTACGTATTCAATTTTACCTTCATCCTCAAATATCGAATCAAATTCATTCCAGAATACAACATCCATCAATCGACCATTCACGGTAGCTGGTTCCGATTCCAAGGGATATTCGATTCCTGTTTTCTCCTGGAGTTCTTCCGCTAATTCTAATGCTGAAGAATTACTTGCGTTTGTTCCACAAGCAGCCAACGATAGTGCCGCTATGATAAACAATCCTATCTTTTTCATTTTGTTCCCTCCAATAAATGATATAATAATTCTATACCAATCTATTGGTATTTTTTGGATTAATCCCGCTCAGGCCGCCAAAGCTTAGGAGTGGGATTTTTTATTTTGGGAATTCAGCAAATTTCACATCTTTTCCCATACCGATTTTAAATTCTTCTACCAGTTGAGTGTAGTTATACACGCCGCCATTTTCCGCGATTACTTGTCTAATCATGAAATCATTAGCTTCAGATTCCATTTTGATTAGATATATCGGTTTCTTATACAAACACACATAGTCAGCGTGATCTAATGCGTGTTTCAGTTCGTGGTAAATCACCATTTTAATTTCATTTTCTGATAAAGCGTTATTCACAAACATAGTTTTTAAATCATTTATAAAGCATCCCTTAGACTCCATTTCAATGAACTCTAATTTGATACCCAATTTATAAAGACTCTCCTTTATCTCTAACAATAAATTCACCTCACTTAGAACTTAGTCTCCCTTGCATAAAAGCCCTGATAGCATCTTTGTCGATTTCAGTTAGAGGTTTCCCGTCGAAGCTCATTGCGTTGTCGAGTATCTCATCCAAATCTTTAGACGATTCATGCATGTCGGTTTTTCCCTCTCTCCCAACTAAATAATCCAGAGTCACGCCGAAATAATCAGCCACTTTTGTCAAATTTTCGGTTGTTGGGCTTTGGTTTTTCCACTTATAAATAGCATTTTCGCCAAAACCTAAGTCGATGGCGACAGTCTTCAGGTTCTTTTTTTGTTTTTCAGCAAGAAATTTTATTCGTTCAAATGTTGTCATATCAATGTTCCTTTCGAACGAACAAATAAAAAGTATCCAACAGGGTATATATACGTTGACAAAAGTATCCATATGGATTATTATTTGTTCATAAGCTAATTGGTAAGCAAAAAAGCAGATTAAAAACACCTAACAAGCGTTGGGGAACGTCTCTAAAATGGTGGTTTATATGGTTATTTGCTATGTCTAAATAGTATCCTATTGGATAATTTTTGTCAACGAATAACATAGCTCTAGCTAACCATTTAGCTTATTTATTTTAACATTTGCAAAGGAGGTATAGTGAAATGCCAGAAACATTAGCGTTACGTCAAAAAATTTTAATTCATTTGGAGGAGAAGAACATCCCGCAAAGGCACTTAGCCTTGTTAATCGATGAGAATCCGCAGTACCTGAGCGAGGTTCTTAATGGTAAAAAAACAGGTCCAAAGGCAAATGAAATGCTGCTTACTATCGTCAAGGTGTTGGGAATCAAATAAGGAGGGAGCAATAGCATGAACGAAACTAAACTGCTAGACCTGGCAAAGCAAACAATTGCGGACTGTTCTGATATCCGCTGCTTCGATCCAGAAACAAATGCAGACACTGGTGTAGGGATGGCGTTAAGTGAACGGATCAAAATTATTCATCAGTTCGATGATGGAAAGCTGTACTTGTTCGAGGACAAAGCAGACACGCTTAATGATCTGTTTGAAGTAACAGAAGATATTCTGATTGGATTTCAGTCGTTGCTTGGATGCATGAAGGAAATGGAGGTGTGATAGGGATGAAAGAAGAAACGAAGAGCGTGCTTAACCTTTTGGAAAATATTGTTGAACCAGCCACTGAACCAAGAATCTTTATGGGGGACAAAGAGCAGCTCGGTAGAGTAACTGATCAAGTTATTTCAATATTTGAAACCGAAAAAATGACGTATGCGGATACATACGCCACCTTAAGATTCATTGCGCAGACACTCAAATACAAGCAGGAGCAAGTTAATTTATAGAAAAGGGTGGATCGAGATGTACAAAAAAATAAAAATGGATATCCAATTAAAAGGTATTCAAGAAATGATAGATAAATCGAATCGACTTGTTGAAATTCTGGAGGAAGCAAAGGCGATTCAAAAAGAACTTCAAGAGATGGAAATTGATATTGCTTTTAATTCTTCCGAATCCGGGAGACGGGAGGATATTTAATCATTAATTTTATCAAAATCGCTTGGATAAATATTTCGAGATAAGCCTTTAATTCTTCTAGCGATAAGCTTTCTTCATCCTGATCCCAGTGAGTGAATCCATTTCCGAACATGCGCACAACATCTGCAGAAATGAACGAATGCTGGTCATCTTTGAAATATGTTTCGATTGATCTATTTAAGTTATTTTTTGAAATATCTGCTTTTGACGCCAGTTCAAATGACAAAGCGTAGTCCTTGATCAATATTTCCATCGCTGAGCGATAACCCATCCCGGCTAACTCGATGTGATTCATCTGTTCAGCCGCGTAGGCTTGATTATAAATGTTGACAAATCTCGGTGATAAAGTTTCGATCTTTTCGTCAAAGATCTGTGATCGCGCTGAAGGGTATTCACTCACGATTGATCCAGCTTTCTCGGCAACAGTTTGCAAAGTGAAGGAGTGCTTATTACAAGCGGTACATCTATGTTTAATTCCAATAAAATTCAAACTATCTAAAGTTTGCACGAACAACAATTCATTCACTGGATTATTAGAAACAGCACAATGTGGGCACAGTGACGGTATTTGAATCGATATGGTTGTAGTGATTGTATAACTGTTGTTATTAAAAGGAACCCGTTTATAAATATTCATAAAATCACCCCTATTAATTAGATTAGCTATAAAGCAAAACGTACCAAAACTGGATTAACAGTCCATACATACTAATATACAGGATAAGTATTGGGAGCTCAATGCAATAATCACAATATAGTGCTTTGGAGGTGATTCTATGTGGGAAACCATTGAAAAAATATTGAAAGAAAAGAATTTGAACCAGGAACAGTTGGCGAAGAGAATGAACGTTCATTCCGGCACCGTTTCAGATTTGAAGCATGGCCGAATCAAGAAGCCCAGCTTCGAGTTGATGTGCAAGATTGCCGATGCATTGGAAGTCAGCTTAGACGTATTCAGAAAGGAGTGATCAACATGGAAATACACTTCGATGGCCAAACAACAGAGGAATTCTTCAAGTGGATGGCTGCAAAAATTCAAGATGTGACCATTCCGATGGTAAAGGAAAGCGTTGAAGAAAGCTTGTTCGATGAAGAGCTGCTGAACCGGAAGGAAGTATCCAAGCGGATCTTGAACTGTTCCGTCGATACGGCGGACAAGTATTACTTGTATCAACCAGGCTTCCCATACTGCGAACGAGGCGGGGAGCGGCTTTATCCGAAAAAAGCAGTAGAGAAATGGATTCAAAAAAATACCAAATATAACTGAGAAACGGCCGGGCAGGGCGCATCACAGGAGGAAGACACATGAAAATATTTACAAACGAGTTTGAGGAAGTTTTGACCAAAGCTATCGGCTGCGGCTTGGTGATCGGATTGGTTGTCCTGGTCTTTGGGATTGTCGGAGGAATAGAACAGGGGTTGATCTGGTGAAGATAGATTTGAACCACAACATCGGACTCCTGCGGTGGATCCTGACCCGGGAGCAGATCGCTTATGAATTCATCGGGTTCGGAAACATCTGTATCCGCTGGGAAATCGAAAAGATATCAGCGCCGGTCCTGCTATTCGACTATCGCTGCAACATCCTGAAGTACTGCAACCGATACGCAGAACTGAATCAAGCGGACCAGGAGCGGTTGAAGCAAGTGTTCGAGGAATACCACTACAAGAAACCAACATGGGAGTGAGAATGATGAATGAGAAAGAAAAATACGTCGGGTTACTTCTTCAGCTAGAATTTGCCGAAAATTCCCATCGGGACATGCTGATTTTAGCAGCGAAGTATCAAGCTGATGCGGACAGAGCTGCAAGACAAGCGCGTGCTTTCGAACTTAGAGCGGTTAGATTGCAACGGCAGCTGGAAAAATTGGAAGGGGAAGGGATCAATGAGTTTAGCATTACTGTCAAATGTATTGAGTAAACGCGGCATCACGCACAAACAAAGCAAGGCAGACCGTAATTTCGTACAAGTCTATGAATTGATAGATGGTCGGTCGGTTCCGGTGATGCAGGTAAATATCGTTGATGGCTCATTTTTAGAAATGCCGCATTATGCTGGCTTAACTGACAAGAACAAGCGGACGCTAGTTGATGCGAAATCGGAGTACAAGTGGAGGTTTGAGGTTTCAAGCGTGGTACAAAAAAACCACTGATCGCCGGCAAGCAAAATCAGTGGCAATGAAATAAATAATTCACGGTGATTATATCACGGAAAGGAAAAATCATGAAGAAAATCAAAATCAATAAAATTTCTTATGAAAATTTCAAAGGCATCAAATCATATACGTTAAATCTGGCGGGGAATAACGCCAGTGTCTCCGCTGGTAATAATATCGGAAAGACTAGCCTGTATGACGGCTTCTACTGGTTACTGTTC harbors:
- a CDS encoding DNA adenine methylase; its protein translation is MPVTKSPLRYPGGKTQLSNFVEHLLEINNIENAIYCEPFSGGAGVAIELLLSKKVNGIILNDYDAGIYSIWKAILDDTEEFIRLIQDTPVTMDEWYNQKQIHSERRFDKTYSLELALATFFLNRTNRSGIVLGGPIGGYNQEAKDKIDCRFIKPKLISKIKAIAECKDDIQLYNLDASVLIADVLKNQSKENLFIFFDPPYYKQGQSLYTNFFDDQAHEFLANNIKSMENYYWITTYDYHQRIAEIYTGVIQKEYLLRYSANRVRKEKEYLFHNEKTKVESWDKVLFEEPSEIESTEILNA
- a CDS encoding AAA family ATPase; its protein translation is MSKKISKIKSMHINKFRGLENIDITFGERITLICGKNGTSKSTILGIIAQIFSFTTDYSVEPVQRNTLNQYKTLLGKPYSSLFSEHFRFSEEHDLPGTMDVDLIVFDGLENKLKDKLNLKIYNSKDRLKSRPVLRGNNDRNITLPVIYLSVNRLTPIATRKYEKTNNEYIEENEDLALSFANKILLQKNAFIDSTTGELESLATHNEKYDYQSISVGEDNVGQIVKAILSFVKLKKEFSNYSGGILLIDEADAGLFPAAQVEFFNLLRKVSREYGIQVIMTSHSPTLIQAVYEQKDLLNYKTIYLSDTFGSIQVMNDFSWADIDADINVTTKQVNNEIKFPPINIYFEDDEAAEFFNALIRKRKLTRLLNKSHTTLGGDQLLTLRKEKIPEFMTKSIVVLDADKGIPSEFKNFIKLPSNLPPDQLIFETLYNLQRENEYWRTNVHGLTKPIFERTLNNTVTCINFPNNSDTIDLESIVDEYRKTGTNKAGIVRTQFKTFYKSDAIQKVVKGSIKDNPFKIWEKTHLSEVEEFEESLIKSIKHVLLKGFNVPISLIDEYFE
- a CDS encoding helix-turn-helix transcriptional regulator, producing MTTFERIKFLAEKQKKNLKTVAIDLGFGENAIYKWKNQSPTTENLTKVADYFGVTLDYLVGREGKTDMHESSKDLDEILDNAMSFDGKPLTEIDKDAIRAFMQGRLSSK
- a CDS encoding helix-turn-helix transcriptional regulator → MPETLALRQKILIHLEEKNIPQRHLALLIDENPQYLSEVLNGKKTGPKANEMLLTIVKVLGIK
- a CDS encoding DUF4145 domain-containing protein; the protein is MNIYKRVPFNNNSYTITTTISIQIPSLCPHCAVSNNPVNELLFVQTLDSLNFIGIKHRCTACNKHSFTLQTVAEKAGSIVSEYPSARSQIFDEKIETLSPRFVNIYNQAYAAEQMNHIELAGMGYRSAMEILIKDYALSFELASKADISKNNLNRSIETYFKDDQHSFISADVVRMFGNGFTHWDQDEESLSLEELKAYLEIFIQAILIKLMIKYPPVSRIRKN
- a CDS encoding helix-turn-helix transcriptional regulator; amino-acid sequence: MWETIEKILKEKNLNQEQLAKRMNVHSGTVSDLKHGRIKKPSFELMCKIADALEVSLDVFRKE